The following DNA comes from Amycolatopsis albispora.
CGACGCAGTCGGTGAGCACGTCGGGGGTGTTGCTCACGTCGATGCCCCGCGCGCGGGCCCGGCCCACGTCGGTGGTCTCGTACCCGACTCCGAAGTGGACGATCGCTTCGAGGTGGGGGAGCGCGTCCATCACCTCGTCCGGCACACCGACCCTGGCGCTGGTGATCGCCGCGCGGAACTCGCCGCCGTGCTCCGCCAGGTAACCCTCCGGCTGCTCGAACAACCGCACGGTGCGGTGGTGCGTGGTGAGCGCGGTTTCCAGCGACGGCAGCAGGGGGCAGAGTTGGAGCACGGTCATGGCCCTGAGCGTATGGATCGGCGTGATACCTGTCTAAGACCAAGTTCGCATTCATCGATACCTTCCGCGCATCAAATGGCCTCCCTTGACGACCTCTCGTGACCGGCTTACGGTCTGCGTCTACAGATGCAGACCGGATACGCGTCCATAGACAGTCGGCTCCGGTTTTCCGAGCAATTCATCCTCTGATCATCGGAGAGACGATGCTGTCTTCCGTACGTTCCCGCGTCCTCGCGGTCGCGGCGGTGGTCCTGTGCGGCAGTTCCTGCACCGTGGCGAACAGTCCCGCGGGTGACGCCGGAGCCGCGGGCAGTACGTTGCGCGTTGTCCTCGCGCAGGAACCACCGACCCTCGAACCCTGCGAAGCCTCGCTCACCTCGACCGGCGTGGTGGTCCGCTCCAACATCAGCGAACCGCTGCTGGAACGCGACGCCGCCTCCGGTGAGCTGCGCCCGCTGCTGGCCACGGCCTGGCGGCAGACCGCGCCGACCACCTGGGCCTTCGACCTCCGCGGCGGCGTCACCTTCCACAATGGACAGCCGTTCACCGCGCAGGACGCCGCCTTCTCCATCGACCGCGCGGTCAACTCCGACCTTCAGTGCAATGTGGACGGTTACGTGTTCGACGACGACGAGCGGCTGCGCATGGAGGTCACCGGCGACACCGGGCTGACCGTGCACACCACCAAGCCGGACCCGATCCTGCCGCTGCGGCTGAGCTTCGTCGAGATGGTGCCGCGCACCACCAGCACCACGGCGAAGGTCCGCGAACCGGTCGGCACCGGCCCGTACGCCATCGAGAGCTGGGAGACCGGGGTGTCGATCACCTTGCGGCGCAACGAGCGCTACTGGGGTGAGCGGCCCGCCTTCCCGCAGGCGCGGTACGTCTGGCGCGCGGAACCCAGCGTGCGCGCGGCGATGATCACCCGCGGCGAGGCCGATCTGGCCACCACGCTGAATCCCGAGGACGCCACCGAGGAGAATTCGGTGGCCTACCCCAACAACGAGACCACCGCGCTGCGCCTGGACGGCCGCGAGGCGCCGCTCGACGACATCCGGGTGCGCCGCGCGATCGGCATGGCGGTGGACCGCGAAGGCATCGTCGGCACCCTGCTGGCCGGGCTGGCCGAACCGGCCGCGCAACTGGTGCCGGACGGCGTGGTGGGCTTCAACCCCGCGCTGAAGGCCGCGCCCTACGACCCCGAAGCCGCCCGCGCGCTGATCCGCGAAGCCGCCGCCGACGGCGTCCCGGTCGATCGCCGGATCACCCTGGTGGCACGGAACACGCAGTTCCCCAGGGTCGCCGAGACCGCCGAAGCACTGCAGTACCAGCTGGCGCAGGCCGGGCTGAACGTGCAGATCCAGATGGCGGACACGGCGGCGCACCTGGAGTACCAGCTGCGGCCGTTCCCCACGGACGTCGGGCCGGTGGCGCTGCTGATCATGCACGGCAACCAGGCCGGTGACGCGGCCTTCACCACCAGCCAGTACCTGCGTTCCGACGGTCCACAGTCGACCTTCGGCACCCCGGAACTGGACGCCAGGATCGATCAGGCCGACGAACTGGCCGGTCCGGCGCGCCAGGACGCCTTCGCCGCGATCTTCGCCGACCAGAACCAGAGCGTGGCCCAGTACGTGCACCTGGCCCACATGCGCGGCCTGCTCGGGATCTCCCGATCCGTGCGGTACCAGCCGGATTCGGCCACCGGGGACGAACTGCACCTCGCCGCGGTGCGGCCGTCGGCCGGGGAGGCGCGCTGATGCTGACCTTCCTGCGCAAGCGCGTTGTCTCCAGCGCCATCCCGCTGGTTTTTGTGGTGCTGGGCGTGTTCTGCCTGGCGCGGCTGACCGGCAACCCGGTGAACCTCTACCTCCCGCTCAGCGCCACCGCCGAGCAGCGCGCGGCCTTCTCCGCCGAGCACGGTTTTGACCAGCCCATCCTGGTGCAGCTGTGGGACTACCTCGGCCAGGTGATCCAGCTCGACTTCGGCACCTCGCTGCGCACCGACCAGCCCGCCGCGGAAATGGTGCTCACCGCCTTCCCGGCCACCCTGCAACTGGCCGCGGTGACCATGCTGATCGCGGTGGCCGGCGCGGTGCTGATCGGCTGCCTCGCCGCCTACCGGCCGAACTCGCTGGCCGACCGGGTGTCCAGCTTCCTGTCGATGACCGCGGCCAGCATCCCGGACTTCTGGTTCGCCATCATGGGCGTGCTGGTGTTCGGCGTGAGCCTGGAATGGCTGCCGACCTCCGGCGTCAGCGGCGGCCCCGAGGTGTGGGTGCTGCCGATCGCCACCCTGCTGATCCGCCCGTTCGGCGTGCTCGTCCAGGTGGTGCGCGGCGCGATGGTGGCGGCGCTGTCCGCGCCCTACACCAAGGTCGCCCGCAGCAAGGGCGCGAGTGAGAAGCGCGTGGTGTTCGGGCACGCGCTGCGCAACGCCACCACGCCCGCGCTGACCGTCGCCGGTGACCTCACCATCGGGCTGGTCAACGGTGCGGTGGTGGTGGAGACCATCTTCGGCTGGCCGGGCATCGGCAAGCTGATGATCGACTCGATCCTGCAGCGCGACTTCGCCGTGCTGCAGGCCGCCGTGCTGCTCACCGCGATCACGATCTTCCTGCTGAACATCGTGATCGACCTCTGCTACGCCCTGCTCGACGCCCGCGTGCGCCAGGCAGTCCCGGCCTGACCGTGCTTTCGCCCAAGGAGCGACGATGACCACCACACTCGGCAAACCCACCGGTGCCCCGGCCGCGCGCCGGGCGCGCTGGTGGACCCTGCTCGGCCGTGACCGCTTCGCCGCCGTCGCCGCCGTGGTGCTCGGGCTGGTGCTGCTGACCGCGGTGCTCGGCCCGCTGCTCACCGGCGACCGCGCGGTGCGCCAGGACCTGCGCGCGTCCCTGCGGCCACCGTCGTTCGACCACGGGTTCTTCGGCCTGCTCGGCACCGACGTGCTGGGCCGCAGCGTGCTCGCCCGGCTGATCGACGCCGCCGGGACCACGTTGTCGGTGGCCGTGCCCGCCGTGCTGTGCTCGCTGGTGATCGGCGCGACGCTGGGCATGTGGGCCGGTTACCACGGCGGCGTGCGGGAGAACGTCGCGATGCGCGTGGCCGACGTGATCCTGAGCTTTCCCTCGCTGCTGCTGGCCGTGGTGGTGCTCTACGTGTTCGCGCCCAGCGTCGGCAACATCGTGCTGATCCTGGCGATCGCGCGCATCCCGGTCTACCTGCGCACCGCCCGCGCGGAGGCGGCCGAGCTGAAGAGCAGGCTCTTCGTCGACGCCGCGCGGACCTTCGGCGCCACCGGCTGGCCGACCATCTACCGGCACATCCTGCCGATCGCGCTGCCGACCCTGCTCACCGTGGCCACGCTCGACTTCTGCTTCGTCATGCTCACCGAGTCGTCGCTGAGCTTTCTCGGCATCGGCATCCAGCCACCGGACGTCAGCTGGGGGCTGATGGTCGCGCAGGGCCGCCAGTACCTGCAGACGGCGTGGTGGATCGCGGTGCTGCCCGGGGTCGCCATCGTGCTGACCACGGTTTCGGCCACCGTGCTCGCCGCCTGGGTGCGCCTGGCCACCGACCCGGCGCAGCGCTGGCGGCTGACCCTGCCGCGGCGCACGCGCGGCGCCCGTCCCACCACCACGGAGGTCACCGGATGAACGCGGCAGCTCTGGACACCGTGGCGCTGGAGGTGGACGGCCTCAGCGTGGACCTGCGCACCCCGGCCGGCACGGTCCGCGCGGTGGACAAGGTCAGCTTCTCCGTGCGCCGCGGCCGGACGCTGGCGCTGCTCGGCGAGTCCGGCTGCGGCAAGTCGATCACCGCGCAGACCATCGCTGGCCTGCTCGACCCGGTGGCCGAGGTGGCGGGCGGCGCGGTCCGGGTGGCCGGTACGGACGTGCTCAAGCTCGGCCGCGCCGAACGACGGCGGCTGGCCGGTCCGGTGCTGTCGATCGTCTTCCAGGACGCGCTGACCGCGATGAACCCGGTGCAGCCGGTGGGCAGGCAGCTCGGTGAGCCGTTCCGCATCCACCAGGGCCTGTCCCGGCGCGCGGCGCGGGAGAAGGCCGTCGAACTGATGGAGAAGGTCGGCATTCCGGAGCCGCGGGCGCGGGCGCGTTCGTACCCGCACCAGTTCTCCGGCGGGATGCGGCAGCGTCTGCTGATCGCGATGGCGGTGGCGCTGAGCCCGCAGGTGCTGATCGCCGACGAGCCGACCACCGCGCTCGACGTGACCGTGCAGGCGCAGGTGATGAAGTTGCTGCGGGACCTGCAGACCGAGCGCGACATGGCGCTGGTGCTGATCACGCACGACCTCGCGGTGGTCGCCGAGCAGGCCGACGACGTGGCGATCATGTACGCCGGGAACGTGGTCGAAACCGGCCCCGTGCGCGAGGTCTTCGCGTCACCCCGGCACCCGTACACGCGCGGGCTGCTGGATTCGGTGCCCGAGCACGGGGTGCGGGGCAAGCCGCTGCACGCCGTGCCGGGCAGCCCGCCCGAACTCAGCGCGGTACCGTCCGGTTGTGTTTTCCAGGCGCGGTGCCCGAAGGCCGCGGACCGCTGCGCCGAGTCGCGCCCGGTGCTCACCGTGGCCGGCTCCCGCGCGGCCGCCTGCCACTTCCCGGAACAGGAGCCAGCCCATGCCTGACAACCTGCTCGAGGTCAGCGGCATCCGGAAGACCTTCCGGGTGGGCAAGAACCGGCTGACCGCGCTCGACGGGGTCGATCTCCGGATCGGCCGCGGGGAAACCGTCGGCCTGGTGGGGGAGTCCGGCTGCGGCAAGTCCACCCTGGCCCGCGTGCTGATGCTGCTGGAACGCCCGGACGAAGGCACCGTGCGGTTCGCCGGGCAGGACCCGTTTTCCCTGCGGGGCAAGGAACTGCTCGCCTGGCGACGCCGGGTGCAGATGGTCTTCCAGGACCCGTTCGCCTCGCTGAACGCGCGGATGACCGCGGCCGAGCTGATCGGCGAGCCGTGGCGCACGCACCGCGACGTGGTGCCGACCGCGGCCGAGCGCGCCGCGCGGACCAGGGAGCTGCTCGACCTGGTCGGCCTGCGCGCGAGCGACGCCGAGCGGTATCCGAACGAGTTCTCCGGCGGGCAGCGGCAGCGCCTGGGCATCGCCCGCGCGCTGGCGCTGAACCCCGACCTGATCATCTGCGACGAGCCGGTGTCCGCTTTGGACCTTTCGGTGCAGGCGCAGGTGCTGAACCTGCTCGCCGAGCTGCAGCAGCGGCTCGGGGTGTCCTACTTGTTCATCTCGCACGACCTGTCCGTGGTCCGGCACGTCGCCGACCGGGTTTCGGTGATGTACCTGGGAAAGGTGATCGAACAGGGGCCGGCGGCCGCCGTGTTCGACCACCCGGTGCACCCGTACACGGCCGCGTTGATGTCGGCGGCGCCCACGCTGGACGTCTCCGGCGCGGACCGCCCTGACCGGATCCTGCTGCGTGGTGAGCTACCGTCCCCTTTGGACCCGCCATCGGGTTGCCGCTTCCGCACCCGCTGCTGGCAGGCGGCGGATCGCTGCGCCGAGGTGCCGCCGGTAGCCGCGCGGGAGTCGGACGAGCATGAAGGACTCTGTCATTTCCCGCTCACGGCGGCCGCGGTGTGAGCGTTCCGGCCTTCCTGCTGCTGTCGGCCGTGGTGCTGGTCGGCTCGCTGCTCCAGGTGTCCATCGGGTTCGGGCTGGGCATGCTCGCCGCACCGGTGATCGCCCTGCTCGACCCGACGCTGGTGCCGGTGGTGCTGCTCCTGCTGGCGACCGGCGTGACCACGGTGACCGTGCTGGCCGAACGCGAGCACCTGGACCTGCGCGGCACCGGATGGGCGCTGGGCGGGCGGGTGCCCGGCACGATCGCCGGGGCGGCGCTGGTCGCGTTCCTGCCAGCGAAAGCACTCGCGCTCAGCGTCGCCGCCGTGGTCCTGCTCGGGGTGGTGGTGAGCCTGCGCGGATTCCGGCCGCACCCGACGCCGCGCGCGGTGGTGCTGGCCGGGGCCGCGTCCGGGTTGATGGGCACGGCCACCTCGATCGGCGGGCCGCCGATGGCGATGGTGTGGCAGCGTTACGCCGGGCCGAAGATGCGCGGCACGATGAGCGCGTTCTTCCTGGTCGGCTCGCTGCTGAGCCTGGGCGCGCTGGCCCTCGCGGGAGTGGTGCACCTCGAAACGCTGCGGTATTCGGCCTTGCTCGCGCCCGCCGCGGCGGCCGGGGTGCTGCTCGCGCGCCCGTTGTCGCGCCGGCTGGACGCGGACCGGACGCGCGGGGTCGCGATGGTGCTCGCGGTCGCCGGTGCGGTGACGCTCACCGTCCAGCAGTTCCTCTGACCACATTGGACAGTTGTGCGCCGTTGGCGAGCCGGCCGATGTTGGCGGCGATTTCCGCGGCACGGCCGGTGAACGTCTCGCGGGTGTGCCCGGAATGGTGCGGGGTCAGCACCACGTTCTCCAGTTCGTGGAACGGTCGCGTGTACCCGGTCGCGCCCGCGCCGTCTTTCGGGTGGCTCCACCAGACGTCCAGCGCGGCGCCCGCGATCTCCTCCTCGACCAGCGCGGTGAACAGCGCGTCCTCGTCGACGATCGGGCCGCGGGCCACGTTGATCAGCAGGGCGTCGGGCCGCATTCGCGCCAGCTGCGCGGTGCCGATCAAGCCCTTGGTGGCGGAGGAAAGCGGTACCGTCAGCACCACCACGTCGGATGCGGCGAGCAGTTCGTGGAGCCGGTCGTCGCCGTCCACGCGGTCGAGCCGCAGGTCCGGCGGCAGCGGCGCGTCCGGATTCCGGCGGACCGCGCGGACCCGCATGCCCAGCGCACCGGCCGCCCGCGCCACCTGCTGCCCGATCTCACCGAATCCGACGACGCCGATCGTCCGCCCGGCCAGCGTGCCACCGAGCTGGAGCGTCGGATCGAGCGCGACGGATTCCCAGATTCCCCGGCGCAGCAGGCGATCCGCGCGGAGCACCCGCCGCGAGAGCATGAGCGCCACCATCACCACGTGCTCGGCGATGGACCGGCCGTGGTGGAAGGTGTTGCAGACCGTGGTGCCGGGCGCGAGGGCGTCCAGCGGGATGCGGTCCAGCCCGGCGCCGGTGACGTGCACCAGCCGCAGGTCGGCACCGGCCTCGGCCATCGGCACGGTCATCCGGGACGCCACCAGCACGTCGGCGCCGCCGAGGCGCGCGACCACCTCGTCGTCCGGGCGGCCCGCGAGGAACTCCCAGTCGTGGCCGTCGGTCCCGTCGCGGGTCAGCTCGCCGGTGAACCGGCTCAGGATCGGGTCGGTCAGCAGGATCCTCATCGGCTCACCAGCGCGGCGCGGTGGGATCGAAGTCCGGCTCGAAACGCCGGTAGTAGCCGGTGTCGTCGCGTTCGCGGATGCCGCACGACAGGTACTGCTCGTGCAACCGGGCCAGCGCGTCGTGGTCCAGTTCGACGCCGAGGCCGGGGCTGGTGGGCACCGCGACCGCGCCGTCTTCGAAAGTGAGCGCGCCGGGCACGATCACGTCGTCGGCCGTGTCCTTCCACGGCCAGTGCGTGTCGCAGGCGTAGGTCAGGTTCGGCGTGGCGGCGGCGAGATGCGTCATCGCCGCGAGGCTGATGCCGAGGTGCGAGTTCGAGTGCATGGACAGGCCCAGGCCGAAGGTGTCACAGATACCGGCGAGCGTGCGCGAGCGGTCCAGGCCGCCCCAGAAGTGGTGGTCGGACAACACCACCTGCACCGCGTCCGCCTTGACGGCGGGCTCGACGTGGTCGAAGGCGACCACGCACATGTTGGTGGCCAGCGGCATCGGCACCTCACGCGCGACCGCCGCCATGCCCTCGATGCCGGTGGTCGGGTCCTCCAGGTATTCGAGCACGCCGTCGAGCCGCTGCCCGACCCGGATCGAGGTCTCCACGCTCCAGGCGCCGTTCGGATCGATCCTCAGTGGATGGTCGGGGAAAGCCTTGCGCAGCTCGAGAATCGCCTCGATCTCGGCTTCCGGCGCGAACACCCCGCCCTTGAGCTTGATCGCGCTGAAGCCGTATTCGCCGATCATCCGCCCGGCCTGGGCGACGAGCTGTGCCGGGTCGAGCGCGGCACCCCAGCTGTCGTCCTCGGCGCCGGGGTGCCCGGCCCACTTGTAGAAGAGGTAGGCGCTGTAGTCCACGCGGTCGCGGACGGCGCCGCCGAGCAGGTCGCTGACCGGGCGGCCGACGGCCTTGCCCTGGATGTCCAGGCAGGCGACCTCGAACGGGGACAGCACGCGGTCCGCGGTGCTGCTGCCGGTGACCATTCCGCTCATGCCGTGCCCGCCGGTGCTCCGGTCGGTGGCCAGCGCGACGCGGATCCGGCGGGCGATTTCGTTGACGTGCCAGACATCGACGCCGGTGAGTTCGGCCGCCGCGATCCGGAGCCGGTCGAGGTGGCCCGCGTCGCCGTAGGTCTCGCCGAGGCCGGTCAGGCCCGAATCGGTTTCCAGCTCGACGATCGCCCGCAGGGCGAAGGGCTCGTGCACGCCGACGGTGTTGAGCAGCGGGAGGTCGGTGAAGGCCACCGGGGTGACGCGCACTTCGCGGATGCGGTGGGACTCGTCGGGCACCAGTGGACCTCCGGGCTAGAGCGGGCGGTTGGCCCGACCCTAACCCGGGGCGGTTCACATGTGAAGACGCATGTCACATATGTAGACGATATTCACGGCTGGCCGAGGTCGCTGGTCATCGCCGCCTGCTCGATGGTTTCGCGGGCCCGCCGCATCGCGGTCAGGATCTCCGCCTCGCGTGCCGGGTTCAGCCGGGTCAGCGGCACTGAACAGCTGATCGCGTCGGTGGCGGGGCTGGTGTAGCGCAACGGCAGCGCGAAGCACTGGAGGCCGACGCTGTTCTCCTCGCGGTCCACCGCGTACCCGCGTTCGCGGACCCCGGCGAGGTCGTCGAGCAGGGCGGGACGGTTGACCAGGGTGTGCGGGGTGAGCGCGGTCAGCTTCTCGGGCAGGTGGCCGTCGAGTTCGGCGGGGTCGAGCTCGGCCAGCAGCGCCTTGCCGAGCGCGGTCGAGTACGCGGGCAGGTCCCGGCCGACGCGGTTGTGCGGGCGCAGGTACTGGCTGGAGGCGCGGGTGACCAGGTAGACCACGTCCTCGCCGTCGAGCCTGCCGAGGTGGAAGGTCTCGTCGAGGTGCTCGCCGAGCATGTCGAGCACCGGCTTGGCGACGCGGACGCACGGGTCGGTGTCGAGATAGGTGGTGCCGGCGAGCAGGGCGCGGATGCCGATGCCGTACAGGGTGCCCGACGCGTCGGTGCGGACCCAGCCGTACTTGGCCAGCGTCCGGAGCAGGGCGTAGCAGCTGCTGCGGGGCATGCCCAGCGCTTCGCTCAGCTCGCGGAGCCTGGCCGGGCGATTGCGGCGGGCGGCCAGCAACTCCAGCAACTCCAGGGTGCGCGCCGCCGACTTGACCTCGCGGACACCACCCTCCCCGGGCTCGGGTGCGGCCATCAACGCCCTCCAACCTCCACGGACAACGGCCGACACGGTACCCCGCTGCCCGTCCGGGAGGCGGCACACTCCAGAGCGAACGACCTGCCGCGGGGTCGCCTCCTGAACACGAATGTGGCTTTCGGGGCGAAATCCGCCCCGAAAGCCACATTCGTGTTCAACCCCGGCTGGGCGCTGCGGGGTCAGCGTGACCAGCGGGCCAGGGGGAGCGCCGGGACCCGGCGGCCCCGGTATCCCGTCATCTCCTGGTTCGACACCAGTGCGTTGAGCACCGCCTCCTCCACGGCCTGCACGACCGCCTCGAAGAACGGGTCGATGTGGCCCCACGGCACAAAACGCAGCGTTTCGTACGCGTCGTCCGAAGGTCGCGGGAAACGGCTCGTGAGCGCCCCGGCGTTCGCCGTGCTGAAGGCCAGGAAGAGGTCGCCCGAGAAGTGGGAGCCGGTGGTGCCGGTGCGGGCGAGGCCGAGCGGAACCCGCCTGGCCAGCGCCGTGCACTGGCCAGGCAGCAGCGGCGCGTCGGTCCCCATCAGCACGATGACCGAACCGGCGCCGGGCGGGGCGAGCCAGCCGGTGTCGGACATCGGGTCGTCGTCGGTCAGGTCCCGGCCGACCGGCACGCCCGCGACCGTCAGTTCCCGGCGGCTGCCGAAGTTCGCCTGCACCAGTGCGCCGACGGTGTACCGGTCTTCCCCGTGCGCAACCGCCCGCGACGCCGTGCCCGTCCCGCCCTTGAAGCCGTAGCAGGTCATGCCGGTGCCGCCGCCGACCGAGCCCTCCGCCACCGGGCCACCGCGCGCCGCGTCGATCGCGGCCAGCGCGTGTCCGGTGTGGACGGTCGCCGCGTTGACGTCGTTGAGGTAACCGTCCCAGGTTTCGGCGACCACGGGCAGCAGCCACTCCGCCGCCGCGCCCGGCCGCTCGCGCACCACCCAGTCGATCACGCCGCGGTGGCACGGCCCGACCGCGTGCGTGTTCGTCAGCAACACGGGCAGGGACAGCGAACCGGTCTCGGCGAGCCACGCGGTGCCGGTCATTTCCCCGTTGCCGTTGAGCGAAAAAGTACCCGCCGCGCACGGCAGGTCGAAGCCGGCGCGCCCACGCGGCAGCACCGCGGTGACACCGGTGCGCACCGAATCGCCCTCGGTCAGCGTGGTGAAACCGACCTCGACCCCGGGCACGTCGGTGATCGCGTTGTGCGGGCCGGGCTCGCCGGGCAGGTCGATGGCCAGGTCACGGGCTCGGGTCACGATTCCTCCAGTGCGCAGCGCGTCGCGGTCCGGGCGTAGGACAGCAGCAGTTCCTCGGCGGTGGCACGGTCCAAAGGGGACACCGCCTGCGTCAGGTGCAGCCCGTACCCGTCCTCCATGGCGACCAGGTTCCGCGCGATCGTCACCGGCGCGTCCGCCAGGTCGAACACCCCGGTGGCCGCGCCCGCTTCGAGAATCGAGGTGTAACAACGGACCTGGCGTTCGTAGAGCGCGATGTGCCTGGCCGCATAGGCGGGATCGCGGCGCGAGATGGTGCCGAGTTCGTAGAGCAGCACGCAAAGTTCGTCGTCCGGGCCGGTGGGCAGGCCGCTGGCGATCATGGCCCGCAGCCGGGCGGGCGGGCTCTGCCCGGCCGCGGCGCGTTCGCGGGCTTCGCAGAACCGCTCGACCGCGTCGCGCTGCACTTCCCGCAGCAGCTCGGCCAGGCTGGGGAAGTAGTACAGCACCGAACCCGACGACATGCCGGCGCCGTCGGCGATGTCCCGCAGCCGCAGGTCCAGCACCCCGCGCTCGACCACCGCCCGCCGCGCCACCGCCACCAGTTCCGTCCGCCGCTCGGTCGCCCTGCTCGGTCTTGCCATGCCGGTCATTCTTCAAAGAGAGTTCAGAAAACGCAACCACGGTCTTGACTTGACAGCGGCGACGACCTTTGATGCTGGGTCATCGGTTCTCTGAAGGAGCTTCAAAGAACACTGGAGGTCGACCGTGGCCGTCCCCGCTCTCCGCCGTGGGCTCCGCACCCTCGGCACGCTGCTCATCACCCTGTCCGCGATCAGCCCGGCGTCCTCGGTTTTTGTCATCGCCCCCGGCGTGCTCACCGGGGCCGGTTCCGGCGCGTTCTACAGCTTCGTGGCCGC
Coding sequences within:
- a CDS encoding ABC transporter permease is translated as MTTTLGKPTGAPAARRARWWTLLGRDRFAAVAAVVLGLVLLTAVLGPLLTGDRAVRQDLRASLRPPSFDHGFFGLLGTDVLGRSVLARLIDAAGTTLSVAVPAVLCSLVIGATLGMWAGYHGGVRENVAMRVADVILSFPSLLLAVVVLYVFAPSVGNIVLILAIARIPVYLRTARAEAAELKSRLFVDAARTFGATGWPTIYRHILPIALPTLLTVATLDFCFVMLTESSLSFLGIGIQPPDVSWGLMVAQGRQYLQTAWWIAVLPGVAIVLTTVSATVLAAWVRLATDPAQRWRLTLPRRTRGARPTTTEVTG
- a CDS encoding ABC transporter substrate-binding protein, with protein sequence MLSSVRSRVLAVAAVVLCGSSCTVANSPAGDAGAAGSTLRVVLAQEPPTLEPCEASLTSTGVVVRSNISEPLLERDAASGELRPLLATAWRQTAPTTWAFDLRGGVTFHNGQPFTAQDAAFSIDRAVNSDLQCNVDGYVFDDDERLRMEVTGDTGLTVHTTKPDPILPLRLSFVEMVPRTTSTTAKVREPVGTGPYAIESWETGVSITLRRNERYWGERPAFPQARYVWRAEPSVRAAMITRGEADLATTLNPEDATEENSVAYPNNETTALRLDGREAPLDDIRVRRAIGMAVDREGIVGTLLAGLAEPAAQLVPDGVVGFNPALKAAPYDPEAARALIREAAADGVPVDRRITLVARNTQFPRVAETAEALQYQLAQAGLNVQIQMADTAAHLEYQLRPFPTDVGPVALLIMHGNQAGDAAFTTSQYLRSDGPQSTFGTPELDARIDQADELAGPARQDAFAAIFADQNQSVAQYVHLAHMRGLLGISRSVRYQPDSATGDELHLAAVRPSAGEAR
- a CDS encoding IclR family transcriptional regulator, giving the protein MAAPEPGEGGVREVKSAARTLELLELLAARRNRPARLRELSEALGMPRSSCYALLRTLAKYGWVRTDASGTLYGIGIRALLAGTTYLDTDPCVRVAKPVLDMLGEHLDETFHLGRLDGEDVVYLVTRASSQYLRPHNRVGRDLPAYSTALGKALLAELDPAELDGHLPEKLTALTPHTLVNRPALLDDLAGVRERGYAVDREENSVGLQCFALPLRYTSPATDAISCSVPLTRLNPAREAEILTAMRRARETIEQAAMTSDLGQP
- a CDS encoding 2-hydroxyacid dehydrogenase; translated protein: MRILLTDPILSRFTGELTRDGTDGHDWEFLAGRPDDEVVARLGGADVLVASRMTVPMAEAGADLRLVHVTGAGLDRIPLDALAPGTTVCNTFHHGRSIAEHVVMVALMLSRRVLRADRLLRRGIWESVALDPTLQLGGTLAGRTIGVVGFGEIGQQVARAAGALGMRVRAVRRNPDAPLPPDLRLDRVDGDDRLHELLAASDVVVLTVPLSSATKGLIGTAQLARMRPDALLINVARGPIVDEDALFTALVEEEIAGAALDVWWSHPKDGAGATGYTRPFHELENVVLTPHHSGHTRETFTGRAAEIAANIGRLANGAQLSNVVRGTAGR
- a CDS encoding ABC transporter permease is translated as MLTFLRKRVVSSAIPLVFVVLGVFCLARLTGNPVNLYLPLSATAEQRAAFSAEHGFDQPILVQLWDYLGQVIQLDFGTSLRTDQPAAEMVLTAFPATLQLAAVTMLIAVAGAVLIGCLAAYRPNSLADRVSSFLSMTAASIPDFWFAIMGVLVFGVSLEWLPTSGVSGGPEVWVLPIATLLIRPFGVLVQVVRGAMVAALSAPYTKVARSKGASEKRVVFGHALRNATTPALTVAGDLTIGLVNGAVVVETIFGWPGIGKLMIDSILQRDFAVLQAAVLLTAITIFLLNIVIDLCYALLDARVRQAVPA
- a CDS encoding ABC transporter ATP-binding protein, which gives rise to MNAAALDTVALEVDGLSVDLRTPAGTVRAVDKVSFSVRRGRTLALLGESGCGKSITAQTIAGLLDPVAEVAGGAVRVAGTDVLKLGRAERRRLAGPVLSIVFQDALTAMNPVQPVGRQLGEPFRIHQGLSRRAAREKAVELMEKVGIPEPRARARSYPHQFSGGMRQRLLIAMAVALSPQVLIADEPTTALDVTVQAQVMKLLRDLQTERDMALVLITHDLAVVAEQADDVAIMYAGNVVETGPVREVFASPRHPYTRGLLDSVPEHGVRGKPLHAVPGSPPELSAVPSGCVFQARCPKAADRCAESRPVLTVAGSRAAACHFPEQEPAHA
- a CDS encoding P1 family peptidase, with product MTRARDLAIDLPGEPGPHNAITDVPGVEVGFTTLTEGDSVRTGVTAVLPRGRAGFDLPCAAGTFSLNGNGEMTGTAWLAETGSLSLPVLLTNTHAVGPCHRGVIDWVVRERPGAAAEWLLPVVAETWDGYLNDVNAATVHTGHALAAIDAARGGPVAEGSVGGGTGMTCYGFKGGTGTASRAVAHGEDRYTVGALVQANFGSRRELTVAGVPVGRDLTDDDPMSDTGWLAPPGAGSVIVLMGTDAPLLPGQCTALARRVPLGLARTGTTGSHFSGDLFLAFSTANAGALTSRFPRPSDDAYETLRFVPWGHIDPFFEAVVQAVEEAVLNALVSNQEMTGYRGRRVPALPLARWSR
- a CDS encoding sulfite exporter TauE/SafE family protein — protein: MSVPAFLLLSAVVLVGSLLQVSIGFGLGMLAAPVIALLDPTLVPVVLLLLATGVTTVTVLAEREHLDLRGTGWALGGRVPGTIAGAALVAFLPAKALALSVAAVVLLGVVVSLRGFRPHPTPRAVVLAGAASGLMGTATSIGGPPMAMVWQRYAGPKMRGTMSAFFLVGSLLSLGALALAGVVHLETLRYSALLAPAAAAGVLLARPLSRRLDADRTRGVAMVLAVAGAVTLTVQQFL
- a CDS encoding glucarate dehydratase family protein, translating into MPDESHRIREVRVTPVAFTDLPLLNTVGVHEPFALRAIVELETDSGLTGLGETYGDAGHLDRLRIAAAELTGVDVWHVNEIARRIRVALATDRSTGGHGMSGMVTGSSTADRVLSPFEVACLDIQGKAVGRPVSDLLGGAVRDRVDYSAYLFYKWAGHPGAEDDSWGAALDPAQLVAQAGRMIGEYGFSAIKLKGGVFAPEAEIEAILELRKAFPDHPLRIDPNGAWSVETSIRVGQRLDGVLEYLEDPTTGIEGMAAVAREVPMPLATNMCVVAFDHVEPAVKADAVQVVLSDHHFWGGLDRSRTLAGICDTFGLGLSMHSNSHLGISLAAMTHLAAATPNLTYACDTHWPWKDTADDVIVPGALTFEDGAVAVPTSPGLGVELDHDALARLHEQYLSCGIRERDDTGYYRRFEPDFDPTAPRW
- a CDS encoding ABC transporter ATP-binding protein, whose protein sequence is MPDNLLEVSGIRKTFRVGKNRLTALDGVDLRIGRGETVGLVGESGCGKSTLARVLMLLERPDEGTVRFAGQDPFSLRGKELLAWRRRVQMVFQDPFASLNARMTAAELIGEPWRTHRDVVPTAAERAARTRELLDLVGLRASDAERYPNEFSGGQRQRLGIARALALNPDLIICDEPVSALDLSVQAQVLNLLAELQQRLGVSYLFISHDLSVVRHVADRVSVMYLGKVIEQGPAAAVFDHPVHPYTAALMSAAPTLDVSGADRPDRILLRGELPSPLDPPSGCRFRTRCWQAADRCAEVPPVAARESDEHEGLCHFPLTAAAV